Proteins from one Ornithobacterium rhinotracheale genomic window:
- the mdh gene encoding malate dehydrogenase, with product MKVTVVGAGAVGASCAEYIAIKNFASEVVLVDIKEGYAEGKAMDLMQTASLNLFDTKIVGSTNDYSKTAGSDVAVITSGIPRKPGMTREELIGTNANIVKSVVEQLVKYSPNVIVIVVSNPMDTMAYLVHKATGLPKNRVIGMGGALDSARFKYRLAEALDCPISDVDGMVIGAHSDTGMLPLTRLATRNGVPVSTFLSKEQLDSVEQETRVGGATLTKLLGTSAWYAPGAAVSELVRAIAQDSKKMFPCSLLLEGEYDLSDISFGVPAIIGKNGVEKIVEVELNEEERAKFDAAVAQVREVNKALDA from the coding sequence ATGAAAGTTACCGTAGTAGGAGCAGGTGCTGTAGGTGCAAGTTGTGCTGAGTACATTGCTATTAAAAATTTCGCATCAGAAGTGGTGTTAGTAGACATTAAGGAAGGCTATGCCGAAGGGAAAGCCATGGATTTAATGCAAACAGCTTCTTTGAATTTGTTTGACACTAAAATCGTGGGTTCTACCAACGATTATTCTAAAACAGCAGGTAGTGATGTTGCCGTGATTACTTCTGGCATTCCGCGTAAACCTGGAATGACTCGCGAGGAATTAATCGGCACAAATGCCAATATTGTAAAATCAGTCGTGGAGCAATTAGTGAAATACTCTCCAAATGTAATTGTAATCGTGGTTTCTAACCCAATGGATACCATGGCTTACCTTGTGCACAAAGCAACAGGATTGCCTAAAAACCGCGTAATCGGTATGGGAGGGGCACTTGATAGTGCTCGTTTCAAATACAGATTGGCAGAGGCTTTAGATTGCCCTATCTCTGATGTAGATGGTATGGTAATCGGGGCGCACAGCGACACAGGAATGCTGCCACTAACACGCTTAGCCACAAGAAACGGCGTGCCAGTTTCTACCTTCCTTAGCAAAGAGCAGCTCGATAGCGTAGAGCAAGAAACAAGAGTAGGTGGTGCTACACTTACCAAACTTTTAGGCACCTCTGCGTGGTATGCCCCAGGCGCCGCAGTTTCCGAGCTAGTGAGAGCCATTGCACAAGATTCCAAGAAAATGTTCCCTTGCTCACTATTATTAGAAGGAGAGTATGATTTAAGCGACATCAGCTTTGGTGTGCCAGCCATCATTGGTAAAAACGGAGTTGAAAAAATCGTTGAGGTTGAACTAAACGAAGAAGAAAGAGCTAAATTTGATGCTGCTGTTGCGCAAGTAAGAGAAGTTAATAAAGCATTAGACGCTTAA
- a CDS encoding MATE family efflux transporter has product MPEQKVSFKEINRLAIPAIFAGIIEPLISLTDTAVAGRLPMNTAEALGAIGLVGSFLSALTWIFVQTSSALSALISHAVGQNRLKHLISLNSQVFWINLGITLLLSVGTFFLAPWILKLYGAKDLLLEMAIPYLKIRVWGFPFTLLTLTIFGIFRGLQNTTWAMRISLVGGLTNIGLDLFFVYELNAGVRGIAFASVIAQGLMFILAFIQLWRKTPFKTLQVRKRHPLLFRTLRMSVDLFLRTFSLNVALFLAFRMASLLGHGENNQYVAAHTLLIQVWLFSSYFLDGYANAGRAIAGKLFGAKDLKKLNLLIFDVLKIMLFIGILLGIAYRVLQRPIAEMLTHDELVQRTFYTAFFLVALMQPINSVAFMMDGIYKGLGETRILRNVFMLAVLVGFIPPLILFYYLGFGLVGIWLAFLIWMIFRAGGLSIHYYKYYWKQA; this is encoded by the coding sequence ATGCCAGAGCAAAAAGTAAGTTTCAAAGAAATCAACCGATTAGCCATTCCCGCCATCTTTGCAGGAATTATAGAACCACTTATTTCGCTCACCGATACCGCCGTGGCGGGCCGGCTTCCTATGAACACCGCCGAAGCCCTAGGAGCCATTGGGCTTGTGGGGTCTTTCCTATCGGCACTCACTTGGATTTTTGTACAAACCTCGAGTGCACTTTCGGCATTGATATCACACGCCGTGGGACAAAATCGCCTGAAACATTTAATTTCGCTCAATTCACAAGTTTTTTGGATTAATTTAGGCATCACATTGCTACTTTCGGTGGGGACTTTCTTTTTAGCCCCTTGGATTTTAAAACTTTATGGTGCCAAAGATTTATTACTCGAAATGGCAATACCCTATCTTAAAATCAGGGTTTGGGGTTTTCCGTTTACGCTTTTAACGCTCACCATTTTTGGAATATTCCGCGGGTTGCAAAACACCACTTGGGCAATGCGCATCAGTCTAGTGGGCGGGCTCACCAACATTGGGCTGGATTTATTTTTTGTCTATGAGCTAAATGCTGGCGTGCGTGGAATCGCTTTTGCCAGCGTAATTGCACAAGGCTTAATGTTTATTTTAGCTTTTATTCAATTATGGCGAAAAACACCGTTTAAGACTTTGCAAGTGCGCAAAAGGCATCCGCTACTATTTCGCACACTTCGCATGAGCGTGGATTTGTTTTTACGCACATTTTCGCTAAATGTGGCTTTATTTTTAGCGTTCAGAATGGCAAGTTTGCTCGGGCATGGTGAAAACAACCAATATGTGGCGGCACATACATTGCTGATTCAGGTTTGGCTTTTTTCTTCGTATTTTCTTGACGGCTACGCCAACGCAGGACGCGCCATTGCAGGAAAATTATTTGGTGCCAAGGATTTAAAAAAACTGAATTTGCTCATTTTCGATGTACTGAAAATCATGCTTTTCATAGGAATTTTGCTAGGCATCGCCTACCGTGTTTTACAACGCCCCATTGCCGAAATGCTCACGCACGATGAGCTGGTGCAGCGAACTTTCTACACCGCATTCTTTTTGGTAGCACTTATGCAACCGATCAATTCCGTAGCTTTTATGATGGATGGCATTTACAAAGGCCTGGGCGAAACCCGTATTTTGCGTAATGTTTTTATGCTCGCAGTTTTGGTAGGATTCATTCCGCCTTTAATTCTATTTTATTACTTAGGTTTTGGCTTAGTAGGAATTTGGCTTGCATTCCTAATCTGGATGATTTTCAGAGCGGGTGGCTTAAGCATTCATTATTATAAGTATTATTGGAAGCAGGCTTAA
- a CDS encoding enoyl-CoA hydratase/isomerase family protein, with protein MEAYVKTEIKNKIAYIEFFHPKSNSFPTLQLNELEKHIQKAGKNDDAKLVVLQSRGTSVFCAGASFEELLKIENFEQGKKFFSGFARVILAMKQCPKFIIGAIQGKVVGGGVGLTAACDYNIATMQSQVRLSELSIGIGPFVVEPAVRRKIGLNALSELTLNPKAWKSALWCKEKGLYHKVYNSDEEFVNGLNEFTEQLCQYSPEAMAEIKKVFWQNTENWDTELFAKAAISGQLVLSEFTKSTLSKYKK; from the coding sequence ATGGAAGCATATGTAAAAACCGAGATAAAAAACAAAATCGCTTATATTGAGTTTTTTCACCCAAAAAGCAATTCTTTTCCTACACTGCAACTCAATGAACTAGAAAAACATATTCAAAAAGCAGGTAAAAACGACGATGCAAAACTCGTGGTTTTGCAGAGCCGTGGCACAAGTGTATTCTGTGCAGGTGCTTCGTTTGAAGAATTGCTTAAAATCGAAAATTTCGAACAAGGGAAAAAGTTTTTTTCGGGATTTGCGCGTGTGATTCTCGCCATGAAACAGTGTCCTAAATTCATCATTGGCGCCATTCAAGGTAAAGTCGTGGGCGGTGGCGTAGGGCTTACTGCGGCTTGCGATTACAACATCGCAACGATGCAATCGCAAGTGCGATTGAGCGAACTTTCCATAGGGATTGGTCCTTTTGTAGTGGAGCCTGCCGTGCGTAGAAAAATAGGGCTAAATGCTCTTTCGGAACTTACGCTTAACCCCAAAGCTTGGAAAAGCGCCCTGTGGTGCAAGGAAAAAGGCTTGTATCATAAAGTTTATAATTCAGATGAAGAATTCGTGAACGGGCTAAACGAATTTACCGAACAATTGTGCCAATACAGCCCCGAAGCTATGGCAGAAATCAAAAAAGTGTTCTGGCAAAACACTGAAAACTGGGACACCGAACTTTTTGCCAAAGCAGCCATTAGCGGACAATTGGTGCTTTCTGAATTCACTAAATCGACCCTTAGCAAATACAAAAAATAA
- a CDS encoding enoyl-CoA hydratase/isomerase family protein codes for MNLKNLILEKNNRVATIYINRPESLNALDSATIEEFGHLIYELENDDSVRAIIITGAGDESFASGADIKEFKSFNKPQGENLSRRGQEVLFNRLVRLSKPTIAAINGHALGGGLELALACHIRIASEQANMGFPELSLGLIPAYGGTQKLPVLIGKARALEFILLGKKIPVKLAREWGLVYKVVPHQELMSSAMELAQTLCNNSASATAAAIKALNAAFTPYGQEAEIKLFGSLFGTEDFEEGTSAFLEKRKPNFK; via the coding sequence ATGAATCTAAAAAATTTAATCTTAGAAAAAAATAACAGAGTAGCGACCATTTATATCAATCGTCCCGAATCTCTTAATGCACTAGACTCAGCTACCATTGAGGAGTTTGGACATTTAATCTATGAATTAGAAAATGATGACAGCGTGCGTGCCATCATTATTACTGGCGCTGGAGACGAGTCTTTTGCTTCAGGTGCAGACATCAAAGAGTTTAAGAGTTTTAACAAGCCTCAAGGTGAAAATCTTTCTCGTCGTGGCCAAGAAGTATTATTCAATCGTTTGGTTCGACTTAGCAAACCCACCATTGCAGCCATTAATGGGCACGCTTTAGGAGGTGGTCTAGAATTAGCCTTAGCATGCCATATCCGAATTGCATCGGAACAAGCTAATATGGGATTCCCCGAGCTTTCTCTAGGACTTATTCCCGCATATGGCGGCACTCAAAAACTACCCGTTTTAATCGGGAAAGCGAGAGCTTTAGAATTTATTCTTTTAGGCAAAAAAATCCCTGTAAAATTAGCCCGCGAGTGGGGATTAGTATATAAAGTAGTCCCTCACCAAGAGCTCATGAGTAGCGCCATGGAACTTGCTCAAACACTTTGTAATAATTCCGCCTCTGCTACCGCAGCAGCCATAAAAGCACTAAATGCTGCTTTTACGCCTTATGGGCAAGAAGCCGAAATTAAATTATTTGGAAGCCTTTTCGGCACCGAGGATTTTGAAGAAGGCACTTCCGCTTTTTTGGAAAAAAGAAAACCTAATTTTAAATAG
- the polA gene encoding DNA polymerase I has translation MSTHQDKRLFLLDAYALIFRGYYAFIKNPRINSKGLNTSAIMGFMNSLLEVVKKEKPTHLAVVFDVGKQNTLRHEYFPEYKATRDETPEGIKVAVPYIQEILHAMKIPVLYAEGYEADDVIGTLARKAEKNGFTTFMMTPDKDFAQLVSEHIKMYKPASRGGGIQIWGVKEVQDNFGVKDPKQIIDYLGMMGDSADNIPGIPGIGPKTAQKFIEKYGSMEGLYENINDLKGKQKVNVEENKEQAFLSKKLATILTDAPVEFDEESLIVEQPDFDKIKEIFTDLEFKRLTENLFRAYGLDSPAVAATTVSAPTLFDQLEEEPSEENSAFKTIENQEHFYQLVDTTMGLKILVSKLLQQKQICLDCETTGLKALEASLVGMAFSYEQGKGYYVSFAGQSEAEIQEKIEILRPVLESPEILKIGQNLKYDIKVLFKYNIQLSAPLYDTMVAHYLINPDMRHNMDFLAETYLNYKPISIETLIGKKGKNQMSFDQVPLDQQTEYAVEDTDVTLQLKETFAPKIEEIKAGNLFHQVEMPLVQVLADMEKEGISLDVGALSEISKELDADMGELEKQIFGYAQEEFNLNSPKQLGEILFEKMQLIKNPKKTKTGQYATSEEILSKIADKHPIIEQILEYRQLQKLKSTYVDSLPQEVSPITGRVHTSFAQTVAATGRLASNNPNLQNIPIRTPRGQEVRKAFIAKDEEHILLAADYSQIELRLIAGLSQDPTMMTSFLNGEDIHAATAAKVFGIPLSEVSREQRSHAKTVNFGIVYGVSAFGLSEQTSLSRGESKDLIDAYFETYPQLQKYIQDQIALARKQGYVETILGRRRYLRDINSNNYVVKSHAERNAVNAPVQGSAADIIKLGMVKIHQRLKQENFQTKMLLQVHDELVFEAPKSEVEQVSALIKDTMEHAIAFNVPLVVECGIGKNWLEAH, from the coding sequence ATGTCTACACATCAAGATAAAAGATTATTTCTACTCGACGCTTACGCTTTGATTTTCAGAGGATATTATGCCTTTATTAAAAACCCAAGAATCAATTCTAAAGGATTAAACACTTCTGCCATTATGGGCTTTATGAATTCGCTTTTGGAAGTGGTGAAAAAAGAAAAGCCCACCCACCTTGCTGTAGTGTTTGATGTCGGGAAACAAAATACTTTAAGACACGAATATTTCCCTGAATATAAAGCTACGCGCGACGAAACACCCGAGGGAATTAAGGTTGCCGTGCCATACATTCAAGAGATTTTGCATGCCATGAAAATCCCCGTGCTCTACGCCGAGGGCTATGAGGCTGATGATGTGATTGGGACTTTGGCCAGAAAAGCGGAAAAAAATGGATTTACCACTTTTATGATGACGCCCGATAAGGATTTCGCCCAATTGGTGAGCGAGCATATCAAGATGTATAAACCTGCTTCGCGAGGCGGGGGCATTCAGATTTGGGGCGTAAAAGAAGTGCAAGATAATTTTGGAGTAAAAGACCCCAAACAAATCATTGATTATCTAGGCATGATGGGCGACAGCGCCGACAATATTCCTGGCATCCCTGGTATTGGTCCCAAAACGGCACAAAAATTCATCGAAAAATATGGTTCGATGGAAGGGCTCTACGAAAACATCAATGATTTAAAAGGAAAACAAAAAGTAAATGTAGAAGAAAACAAAGAACAAGCCTTTTTGTCTAAAAAATTAGCCACCATCTTGACCGACGCGCCTGTGGAGTTTGACGAAGAATCTTTGATTGTGGAACAACCTGATTTTGATAAAATTAAAGAAATCTTTACGGATTTAGAATTTAAACGACTTACCGAAAATTTATTCCGTGCGTATGGCTTAGATTCTCCTGCAGTGGCAGCGACTACGGTTTCTGCACCTACTCTTTTCGACCAATTGGAAGAAGAACCAAGCGAAGAAAATTCAGCATTTAAAACCATCGAAAACCAAGAACATTTTTACCAATTGGTGGATACCACTATGGGGCTGAAAATCTTGGTGAGTAAACTTTTGCAGCAGAAGCAAATTTGTCTGGATTGCGAAACCACAGGCCTCAAAGCACTAGAAGCCTCCCTTGTGGGAATGGCGTTTAGTTACGAGCAAGGCAAGGGCTATTATGTAAGTTTTGCAGGGCAGAGCGAGGCAGAAATTCAGGAGAAAATTGAAATCTTGCGCCCCGTGCTGGAAAGCCCCGAAATCCTGAAAATTGGGCAGAATTTAAAATACGATATTAAGGTGCTGTTTAAATATAATATTCAGCTATCTGCCCCACTGTATGATACGATGGTGGCGCACTACCTCATCAACCCAGATATGCGCCACAATATGGATTTCCTTGCCGAAACTTATTTAAATTATAAGCCCATAAGCATAGAAACGCTCATCGGGAAAAAGGGCAAAAACCAAATGAGCTTTGACCAAGTGCCCCTTGACCAGCAAACGGAATACGCCGTGGAGGACACCGATGTAACATTGCAATTAAAAGAAACCTTTGCCCCTAAAATAGAGGAAATCAAGGCAGGGAATTTATTCCATCAAGTGGAAATGCCACTAGTCCAAGTGCTTGCCGATATGGAAAAAGAGGGCATCAGCCTTGATGTAGGTGCCCTTTCTGAAATCTCCAAAGAGCTTGATGCCGATATGGGAGAGCTAGAAAAGCAAATCTTTGGCTATGCACAAGAAGAGTTTAACCTCAATTCTCCAAAGCAGCTCGGCGAAATCCTCTTCGAGAAAATGCAACTGATAAAGAACCCTAAGAAAACTAAGACAGGGCAATATGCTACCTCAGAGGAAATCCTATCTAAAATAGCCGATAAGCACCCCATCATTGAGCAAATTTTGGAGTACCGCCAATTGCAAAAATTAAAATCCACTTATGTAGACAGCCTGCCGCAAGAAGTGAGCCCTATCACAGGGCGTGTGCATACTAGTTTTGCACAAACCGTGGCAGCTACAGGGCGTTTGGCGTCCAATAATCCGAATTTGCAGAATATCCCGATTCGCACACCACGCGGGCAGGAGGTGCGCAAGGCCTTTATTGCTAAGGATGAGGAGCATATCCTACTCGCCGCTGACTACTCACAAATAGAGCTAAGACTTATTGCCGGACTAAGCCAAGACCCTACTATGATGACCTCATTCCTTAACGGAGAAGATATACACGCTGCAACAGCGGCCAAAGTCTTTGGAATCCCCCTCAGTGAGGTATCGCGAGAGCAAAGAAGCCACGCCAAAACGGTGAATTTTGGGATTGTTTATGGTGTTTCTGCCTTTGGACTGAGCGAACAAACGAGTCTTTCTCGTGGCGAATCCAAAGATTTGATTGATGCGTATTTTGAAACTTATCCTCAATTGCAAAAATACATTCAAGACCAAATTGCACTGGCAAGAAAACAAGGTTATGTAGAAACGATTTTGGGCAGACGCCGCTACTTGCGCGACATTAATTCTAATAATTATGTGGTGAAAAGCCACGCTGAGCGAAACGCCGTGAATGCGCCCGTGCAAGGTAGTGCGGCAGACATCATCAAACTCGGTATGGTGAAAATCCATCAACGATTAAAACAGGAAAATTTCCAAACCAAAATGCTCCTGCAAGTGCACGACGAATTGGTGTTTGAAGCACCAAAATCAGAAGTGGAACAAGTTTCTGCCCTCATCAAAGACACCATGGAACACGCCATCGCATTCAATGTGCCACTCGTGGTGGAATGCGGCATAGGCAAAAACTGGCTGGAGGCGCATTAG
- a CDS encoding SEL1-like repeat protein, whose amino-acid sequence MKKLILLLILIVSCTINAQSLETCTNYYSNREYKKAFECFKPHAEQGDAQAQFNLGYMYSNGEGVKQDIHKAFEWYQKVTKQEYAKAQYNLGSMYLKGNGVRQDYHKAFEWFQKAAEQGFAKAQFNLGLMYDKGEGIKQDYHKAFEWYQKAAEQGDAQAQFNLGYMYENGEGVKQDYYKAFEWYQKAAEQGFAKAQFNLGIMYLKGNGVKQDYHKAFEWYQKAAKQGHAEAQTALGIMYDNGEGVRQDYHKAIEWYQKAAEQGIAQAQINLGYMYENGEGVKQDYHKAFEWYQKAAEQGIAQAQFNLGYMYENGEGVKQDYHKAKEYFGKACDNGYQNGCDLYRKLNEKGD is encoded by the coding sequence ATGAAAAAACTGATTTTATTACTTATTTTAATCGTTTCTTGCACCATTAATGCTCAATCTTTAGAAACTTGCACAAATTATTACAGCAATAGAGAATACAAAAAAGCCTTTGAATGCTTTAAGCCACATGCCGAGCAAGGAGATGCCCAAGCACAATTTAATTTAGGCTATATGTACAGCAACGGAGAGGGCGTAAAACAAGACATCCATAAAGCCTTTGAGTGGTATCAAAAAGTTACCAAACAAGAATATGCCAAAGCGCAATATAATTTAGGCTCAATGTACTTAAAAGGAAACGGTGTAAGACAAGATTACCACAAAGCCTTTGAGTGGTTTCAAAAAGCGGCTGAGCAAGGATTTGCCAAAGCACAATTTAATTTAGGCTTAATGTACGACAAAGGAGAGGGCATAAAACAAGATTACCACAAAGCCTTTGAGTGGTATCAAAAAGCTGCCGAGCAAGGAGATGCCCAAGCACAATTTAATTTAGGCTATATGTACGAGAACGGAGAGGGCGTAAAACAAGATTACTACAAGGCCTTTGAGTGGTATCAAAAAGCTGCCGAGCAAGGATTTGCCAAAGCGCAATTTAATTTAGGCATAATGTACTTAAAAGGAAACGGCGTAAAACAAGATTACCACAAAGCCTTTGAGTGGTATCAAAAAGCGGCTAAGCAAGGACATGCCGAAGCGCAAACTGCTTTAGGCATAATGTACGACAACGGAGAGGGCGTAAGACAAGATTACCACAAAGCTATTGAGTGGTATCAAAAAGCTGCCGAGCAAGGAATTGCCCAAGCGCAAATTAATTTAGGCTATATGTACGAGAACGGAGAGGGCGTAAAACAAGATTACCACAAAGCCTTTGAGTGGTATCAAAAAGCTGCCGAGCAAGGAATTGCCCAAGCGCAATTTAATTTAGGCTATATGTACGAGAACGGAGAGGGCGTAAAACAAGATTACCACAAGGCCAAAGAATATTTTGGTAAAGCTTGCGATAATGGATATCAAAACGGCTGCGATTTATACCGAAAATTAAACGAAAAAGGGGATTAA
- the recJ gene encoding single-stranded-DNA-specific exonuclease RecJ, giving the protein MSSRWLLKPKPLAENVKALQDSLKISESLSRILVQRGITTYDEAKDFFRPQLSHLHDPLLMKDMDSAVERILSALNNQEKIMVYGDYDVDGTTSVALMYTFLKSQTDNVTYYIPDRYKEGYGVSKEGMDYAADNDIQLIISLDCGIKANEMVAYAKEKGIDFIICDHHFPGEELPDAVAVLDPKREDCQYPYDGLSGCGVGFKLIQALAKPLKISDKELFSYLDLVAVSIAADIVPITGENRILAHFGLKVLNASPRLGLKMLIPKESVGLVNVSKIVFAIAPKINAAGRIKQATDAVKLLITENEITARRYVSEINDLNKERKELDSLITDEALNQLAEEDETKFTTVVYDPNWHKGVIGIVASRLTEVYYRPTVVFTQGDNGMLVASVRSVKGFDVYEALVECGDLLERFGGHMYAAGLTMKEVNLPNFKRRFEQIVSRNIHKTQQTPTIEIDTELSFKEITPKFARILKQMEPFGPENLMPQFLTTGVRSAGDERYMGRSNEHIKLTVYHPEVRKHFTAIGFGMGHYLKRMKTESFDMVYVIEENVWQGKAHLQIRIKDVRFG; this is encoded by the coding sequence ATGTCTTCACGCTGGTTACTCAAGCCCAAACCACTCGCAGAGAATGTAAAAGCTTTGCAGGATTCCCTAAAAATTTCGGAGTCCCTATCCCGTATTTTGGTTCAGCGGGGCATCACCACTTACGATGAAGCCAAGGATTTCTTTCGTCCGCAACTTTCTCATTTGCACGATCCTTTGCTCATGAAAGACATGGATAGCGCCGTGGAACGCATCCTTTCTGCGCTCAATAATCAAGAAAAAATCATGGTGTATGGCGACTACGATGTCGACGGAACGACTTCGGTGGCGTTGATGTACACTTTTTTGAAAAGTCAAACCGATAATGTAACTTATTACATTCCAGATCGCTATAAAGAAGGCTATGGCGTGTCCAAAGAAGGTATGGACTATGCAGCTGACAATGATATTCAGCTAATTATTTCGCTCGATTGCGGGATTAAAGCCAACGAAATGGTGGCGTATGCCAAAGAAAAAGGCATCGATTTCATTATTTGCGATCACCACTTTCCTGGCGAAGAGTTACCCGATGCAGTGGCGGTGCTCGATCCCAAACGCGAAGATTGCCAATATCCTTACGACGGATTAAGTGGCTGTGGCGTAGGCTTTAAACTTATTCAGGCCTTGGCCAAACCTTTAAAAATCTCTGACAAAGAATTATTTAGTTATTTGGATTTGGTGGCGGTGAGTATCGCGGCCGATATTGTACCGATTACGGGAGAAAATCGGATTTTGGCACATTTTGGATTAAAAGTGTTGAACGCTTCGCCGCGTTTAGGCTTAAAAATGTTGATTCCTAAAGAATCGGTGGGCTTGGTCAATGTGAGCAAAATTGTGTTTGCCATTGCGCCTAAAATCAATGCGGCGGGAAGAATCAAGCAAGCAACCGATGCGGTAAAACTACTCATTACCGAAAACGAAATCACCGCACGCCGATATGTGAGCGAAATCAATGATTTAAACAAAGAGCGCAAGGAGCTCGACTCGCTGATTACCGATGAAGCACTCAATCAATTGGCGGAAGAAGACGAAACTAAATTTACCACTGTGGTCTACGACCCAAATTGGCACAAAGGAGTTATAGGGATTGTGGCTTCGCGCCTTACCGAAGTGTATTATCGCCCGACGGTGGTCTTTACACAAGGAGACAACGGAATGCTGGTGGCTTCTGTGCGCTCGGTAAAGGGATTTGATGTGTACGAGGCTTTGGTGGAATGTGGCGATTTGCTTGAGCGTTTTGGCGGACACATGTACGCCGCAGGGCTTACGATGAAGGAAGTGAATTTGCCGAATTTTAAACGAAGATTTGAGCAAATTGTGAGTAGAAATATTCACAAAACCCAGCAAACACCTACCATCGAGATAGATACCGAGCTAAGCTTTAAAGAAATTACACCGAAATTTGCCCGAATTTTAAAACAAATGGAGCCTTTTGGCCCAGAAAATTTAATGCCACAGTTCTTAACAACGGGCGTGCGCTCGGCGGGCGATGAACGCTATATGGGGCGTAGCAACGAGCATATTAAGCTCACAGTGTATCATCCCGAAGTGCGCAAACATTTCACCGCGATTGGGTTTGGTATGGGGCACTATTTAAAACGAATGAAAACCGAAAGCTTTGACATGGTCTATGTCATCGAAGAAAATGTATGGCAAGGCAAAGCACACCTCCAAATCCGAATTAAAGATGTAAGGTTTGGCTAA